A single genomic interval of Armigeres subalbatus isolate Guangzhou_Male chromosome 1, GZ_Asu_2, whole genome shotgun sequence harbors:
- the LOC134206217 gene encoding uncharacterized protein K02A2.6-like gives MKEEQFKCLVFVCGLKSDKDTEVRLRLLSKIEERNDVTLEQLSEECQRLLNLRHDTAMIEEHSAAVNALRNKQQRYKRGSPLKFHQAGEEKSSFGSSSSKTSPETACWLCGGMHYARECTYKSNKCNDCGKVGHKTGYCRSAMKVKFRRRRPNVASTKVVTVNSCSVQQRRKFVPVGINGSPVRLQIDTGSDITIISSESWRKIGSPSTTVSTIVAKSASGKALQIEGEFACDLSIDGRVLRGIVRVAKEQLHLLGSDMIDAFGLWSVPFDSICNGIRSTPASIFGVGKDSLIAELRQETQGGFNKLSPAILSPAPVWFQYNNRPTLKRTRERDEAILPASDRPQKIFRGTNQTTSDIAVSTERPENKFWIYLMKISSEAAEDDIVDPAKSCLQAEDCPGKQKMTDTAIVFKNEKPGKVEHINALDIDLNY, from the exons ATGAAAG AGGAGCAGTTCAAATGTCTCGTGTTTGTGTGTGGATTGAAGTCGGACAAAGATACGGAAGTGCGATTGCGATTGCTGTCGAAGATTGAAGAGCGGAACGATGTGACACTGGAGCAGCTGTCTGAGGAATGCCAGCGTTTGTTGAACTTGCGACATGATACGGCGATGATTGAAGAGCATTCGGCCGCCGTGAACGCCCTCAGAAACAAACAACAGCGATACAAGAGAGGTTCACCGTTGAAATTCCACCAAGCCGGTGAAGAGAAGAGCAGTTTTGGATCAAGTAGTAGCAAGACGAGTCCAGAGACAGCTTGCTGGCTATGCGGAGGCATGCACTATGCCAGGGAGTGTACTTACAAGTCCAACAAGTGCAACGATTGTGGCAAAGTAGGCCACAAAACGGGATATTGTAGAAGTGCAATGAAGGTGAAATTTCGACGACGGAGGCCAAATGTAGCTTCTACTAAGGTAGTAACAGTCAATTCCTGCAGTGTGCAACAGCGTCGAAAATTCGTTCCGGTTGGGATCAATGGATCGCCGGTACGTTTACAAATCGATACGGGATCTGATATAACaataatttcttcggaatctTGGCGGAAGATCGGCAGCCCTTCAACTACTGTGTCAACAATTGTCGCTAAGTCAGCCAGTGGTAAAGCGTTGCAGATTGAAGGTGAGTTTGCATGCGATCTTTCTATCGATGGACGCGTTCTGCGTGGTATTGTTCGAGTTGCAAAGGAGCAACTACACCTGCTTGGTTCTGACATGATCGATGCTTTCGGATTGTGGTCGGTTCCGTTTGACTCCATTTGCAACGGTATCCGCAGTACTCCGGCTAGC ATTTTCGGAGTGGGCAAAGACAGTTTAATTGCTGAGCTGAGGCAGGAAACTCAAGGGGGTTTTAATAAACTCTCACCAGCGATTCTCTCTCCTGCTCCCGTCTGGTTCCAATATAATAACCGACCTACTTTGAAGAGGACACGTGAACGAGACGAAGCTATTTTACCAGCTTCGGATAGGCCGCAAAAGATTTTCCGCGGAACCAATCAGACCACGAGCGATATTGCGGTATCAACCGAGAGGCCGGAAAACAAATTCTGGatatatttgatgaaaatttcatcTGAAGCTGCAGAGGACGACATTGTAGATCCTGCCAAGAGCTGCTTGCAAGCTGAAGAT TGTCCCGGCAAGCAGAAGATGACCGACACGGCCATCGTATTCAAGAACGAGAAACCCGGAAAGGTGGAGCACATCAACGCATTAGATATCGACCTGAACTACTGA